The Streptomyces cyanogenus DNA segment CGCCCCACTGGCCGTGCACCCGCAGTCCGTCGAAGGCGTTGGAGATAGTGCCGCTCGCGGTGTTCGCCTCCACCTCGGCGTCCGCCGGGTGCGGCAGCCGGACGGCGATCTCGCCCGAGACGCTGGTCAGGCCGATGTCCGTGGGGCCGTCCGGGTCCAGGTCGACGATCATGGAGCCGCTGACGGAGTCGGCGCGCACGGAGGTGCCGGAGCCCTCGACCACGGTCAGGTCGCCCGAGACCGAGTGGAAGCGGAGGTCGCCGGTGACCGCCTGGGCCTCCAGGTTTCCCGAGACGGTGTCCGCGCGGACCGGGCCGGAGACGCCGACCAGCGTGGTGTCGCCGGTGACGCCCTTGATCACGGCGGGGCCGCGAATGCCGGAGACGACCGCTGCGGCGCCGACCACGCCGACCTCCACGCGGGTGTCGGTGGGGACGGCGAGGGAGACGACGGCGCTGCGGCGCCAGCCCTTGCGGTCCAGCCACTTGAGGAAGCCCTTCCAGGGCAGGTCGTCGTAGGCCACGGTGAGGGTGGTGCCGGTGTGGGTGATCACCAGGGGCGGGCCTTCGAGTTCCGAGACCTCCAGGCGGGGGGTGGGGTCGTCCGTGCCCACCACGTTCACCGTGCCGTTCACGAGGCGGACCTGGAGGTCGCGTACGGGGGTGTCGAAGGTCAGCTTCCGGGGTTCGGTGACGGACCACTCCGACATGGGGCCTCCTCGGCCGGTCACGGTCGCGACGCGCCATATCGCGTCCTTCTGGGAACACGATATATCGCGGTTCCCGGAAGTCAAGCACCTCTTTCGCGTGGGGTGGCCGTGCGCGGGCGCTGCTCGTGGGCGCGCCGGCGCGGGTGGGGGTGTGCGCGGGGGCCGTGGCCCGAACCGTGCGCGCCGCGGGGGCCTTCGCCGGCGCCGGACGGTCGGCGTCCTGGCCGCTCCCCTCGCTGTGCCGCGAGGCGCTTAGGCTGGGGGTTGTTGTCGGTTGCTGGATGTTTGCTCAGGAGACGTGACCCTATGTACTTCACCGACCGCGGTATCGAGGAGTTGGAGAAGCGGCGTGGCGAGGAAGAGGTCACCTTCGAGTGGCTCGCGGAGCAGCTGCGGACGTTCGTGGACCTGAACCCGGACTTCGAGGTGCCCGTGGAACGGCTGGCCACCTGGCTCGCGCGGCTCGACGACGAGGACGACGAGTGACCGCGGGCCGGGCGCGGGGGCGATCGTCGGCCGTATCTTCCGCCTGATCTCCTCTTGCCCTCCCTCTGTCCCCTCCCGGGGGTTAGCCTTCTCCTCCCATCGGCGAACGGGGGCGTCATGGCTGGAGGAGTCGCACGCGTACGACTGGACGACGGAACCGTCGTCTGGGCACGGATCGCTGCCGCCGACGAGGAGGCGCTGGACGAGGACGGCTACCGCGACACCGGACTCGGCGACCGGGTCATCGACATGGCGGGAGGACTGGCCGGCACGGTCGGGGGCGTCGTGCGCTCCCTGCGCGCGGACTGGACACACCGGCCCCCGTCGAGGTCTCGGTCGGCTTCGGAATCGAACTGACGGCGCAGTCCGGCAAGATCGTGAGCGCGATCGCCGAGGGCGGCGGCACGTCCTCCCTCACCGTCTCCCTGACCTGGACCGAACCCGCCACGGCGGCGGGCGGCGCGGATCCCGGGGCGCCGGGCGGCGGGCTCGTGTGGTGGGTGCGACCGGCTCGGCGAACTCGCCGTCGAACTCGGCCTGCGCATCGGCAGCGAGCCCGGCGAACGCATCCGCGCGGTCCGCAACGCCCTCGGGTGCGGCCGTACTGGGACTTCGAGGCCTACCTGGGCTGAAGCGCCCCGTAAGGGGCGCCGGGCCGCGTCGACATGCGGCTCTCACGCACCCCCGAACAGGCGAAGGGCCCGGTACCGAGCGGGAACTCGACACCGGGCCCTCCCGAGAGGCTTACGCCTCGAAGACCTCTCGCACCAGCTGCTCCTGCTCCGCCTGGTGGCGCTTCGCGGAGCCCACCGCCGGCGAGGAGGAGTGCGGACGCGAGATGCGCCGCAGTCGCTCGCCGGCCGGGATGTCCGCGCCGACCGCCAGGTCCAGGTGGTCGATCAGGTTGAGCGCGATGAACGGCCAGGCACCCTGGTTCGCCGGCTCCTCCTGCGCCCACAGGTACTTCTCGGCGTTCGGGTACTT contains these protein-coding regions:
- a CDS encoding DUF4097 family beta strand repeat-containing protein, which encodes MSEWSVTEPRKLTFDTPVRDLQVRLVNGTVNVVGTDDPTPRLEVSELEGPPLVITHTGTTLTVAYDDLPWKGFLKWLDRKGWRRSAVVSLAVPTDTRVEVGVVGAAAVVSGIRGPAVIKGVTGDTTLVGVSGPVRADTVSGNLEAQAVTGDLRFHSVSGDLTVVEGSGTSVRADSVSGSMIVDLDPDGPTDIGLTSVSGEIAVRLPHPADAEVEANTASGTISNAFDGLRVHGQWGAHKITGRLGAGTGRLRATTVSGSIALLRRPPRDDEESTPWEAGPPRTPAPGAPRPADRSPAASGDNSVSGQDATATEAPGTTGTPADGTTDKKVL
- a CDS encoding DUF6104 family protein, whose translation is MYFTDRGIEELEKRRGEEEVTFEWLAEQLRTFVDLNPDFEVPVERLATWLARLDDEDDE